In one Halosimplex halophilum genomic region, the following are encoded:
- a CDS encoding DUF7314 family protein produces MADEFAKGMAIFSAAGLAWLTLAGWYRTPSFEGSGVQLVAPVEGVNTVYGQLGVAIMDVMAWFAVFGALTFWVVIPAVEELRDAYAERSN; encoded by the coding sequence ATGGCTGACGAATTCGCGAAGGGAATGGCGATCTTCTCGGCCGCGGGGCTCGCGTGGCTGACCCTCGCCGGCTGGTATCGCACGCCCAGTTTCGAGGGGAGCGGCGTCCAGCTGGTCGCCCCGGTGGAGGGGGTCAACACGGTCTACGGACAGCTCGGCGTCGCGATCATGGACGTGATGGCCTGGTTCGCCGTCTTCGGCGCGCTCACCTTCTGGGTGGTCATCCCCGCCGTCGAGGAGCTCCGCGACGCCTACGCCGAGCGCTCGAACTGA
- a CDS encoding sodium-dependent transporter encodes MVERETWATRVGFLVAAIGSAVGLGNLWQFPFKTAENGGAAFVAFYLIAVVLIGFPAMLAEFVVGRRTNVNAVDAFRELGHRNWRLVGGLAVATGFWILSYYNVVGGWVLRYILGSATGAYFDDPGAYFGAVSAGPEAILAQALFLGIAVAIVALGIENGIEKATKVMVPSIVVIMVVLAGWAATLGGAGEGYAYFLSPSLDAMVENAGTAIPFAVGQAFFTLSLGMAIMITYSSYVGEDDNLPFDGGVIVVTNTLVGILAGLVVFPILFANNVDLALTGGGGASALFVAVAAGFAELPLGRWLGVVFFVVVLIAALSSAISLMEVTVSWAVDNFDVSRPTLAVAVGLGLFVLGLPSAWDTAWLTWFDNLAYSLFLPVSVLAVVVFVGWVIGSDAVDELRRGTGGLGPFGPLWLWTLRLVVVVGVFATLLLGIFELFLQDDPTGIPPLVAGAIFP; translated from the coding sequence ATGGTCGAACGAGAGACGTGGGCGACGCGGGTCGGCTTCCTCGTCGCCGCCATCGGGAGCGCAGTCGGCCTGGGGAACCTCTGGCAGTTCCCGTTCAAGACGGCCGAAAACGGCGGCGCCGCGTTCGTCGCCTTCTACCTGATCGCCGTGGTGTTGATCGGGTTCCCGGCGATGCTCGCGGAGTTCGTCGTCGGTCGGCGCACGAACGTCAACGCCGTGGACGCCTTCAGGGAACTCGGCCACCGGAACTGGCGCCTCGTCGGCGGTCTCGCCGTCGCCACCGGCTTCTGGATCCTCTCGTACTACAACGTCGTCGGCGGGTGGGTCCTCCGGTACATCCTCGGGAGCGCGACGGGTGCGTACTTCGACGACCCCGGGGCGTACTTCGGCGCCGTCTCGGCCGGACCCGAGGCGATCCTCGCGCAGGCGCTGTTCCTCGGCATCGCCGTCGCCATCGTCGCGCTCGGCATCGAGAACGGCATCGAGAAGGCGACGAAGGTGATGGTGCCCTCCATCGTCGTGATCATGGTCGTGCTGGCCGGCTGGGCGGCGACGCTCGGCGGTGCGGGCGAGGGCTACGCCTACTTCCTCTCGCCCAGCCTCGACGCGATGGTCGAGAACGCCGGGACGGCGATCCCCTTCGCCGTCGGCCAGGCCTTCTTCACCCTCTCGCTGGGGATGGCGATCATGATCACCTACTCCTCGTACGTCGGCGAGGACGACAATCTCCCCTTCGACGGGGGCGTCATCGTCGTCACGAACACGCTCGTCGGCATCCTCGCCGGGCTCGTCGTCTTCCCGATCCTGTTCGCCAACAACGTCGACCTCGCGCTGACCGGCGGCGGCGGCGCGTCGGCGCTGTTCGTCGCCGTCGCGGCCGGGTTCGCCGAACTCCCGCTGGGGCGGTGGCTCGGCGTCGTGTTCTTCGTCGTCGTGCTCATCGCGGCGCTGTCCTCGGCGATCAGCCTGATGGAGGTCACCGTCTCGTGGGCCGTCGACAACTTCGACGTCTCGCGGCCGACGCTGGCGGTCGCCGTCGGCCTCGGTCTGTTCGTCCTCGGGCTCCCCTCCGCGTGGGACACCGCCTGGCTGACGTGGTTCGACAACCTCGCCTACAGCCTGTTCCTGCCGGTGTCCGTGTTGGCAGTCGTGGTCTTCGTCGGCTGGGTGATCGGTAGCGACGCGGTGGACGAACTCCGCCGCGGCACCGGCGGGCTCGGTCCCTTCGGCCCGCTCTGGCTGTGGACGCTCCGGCTCGTCGTCGTCGTCGGCGTCTTCGCGACGCTCCTGCTCGGCATCTTCGAGCTGTTCCTGCAGGACGACCCGACCGGGATCCCACCGCTGGTCGCGGGCGCGATCTTCCCGTAG
- a CDS encoding SDR family oxidoreductase, producing MSADFNFGDSVVLVTGAGGTLGSSVCEAFADAGATVCGADVVGPDDEDFELDTDRDRVDFYQGDFTDEDDVAETVEAVVDDHGGLDALANIAGTWRGGTPIDETDADTFDFLVDVNLKTMFLASKHAIPHLRESDLAGQGAIVSVSARSSLEGGEGDGPYRASKAGVRILTETIAEENTGEVRANAVMPSVIDTPMNREMMPDADHEKWVDPEDIAETIVYLCSDAASVTSGAAVPVYGEA from the coding sequence ATGTCAGCCGACTTCAACTTCGGTGACAGCGTGGTGCTCGTGACCGGCGCCGGCGGGACGCTCGGCAGTTCGGTCTGCGAGGCGTTCGCCGACGCGGGCGCGACCGTCTGCGGCGCCGACGTGGTCGGGCCCGACGACGAGGACTTCGAACTGGACACCGACCGCGACCGCGTCGACTTCTACCAGGGCGACTTCACCGACGAGGACGACGTGGCAGAGACGGTCGAGGCCGTCGTCGACGACCACGGCGGGCTCGACGCGCTCGCGAACATCGCGGGCACCTGGCGCGGCGGCACGCCCATCGACGAGACCGACGCAGACACGTTCGACTTCCTCGTGGACGTGAACCTCAAGACGATGTTCCTGGCCTCGAAACACGCGATCCCGCACCTCCGGGAGTCTGATCTGGCCGGCCAGGGCGCCATCGTCAGCGTCTCGGCGCGCTCGTCGCTGGAGGGCGGCGAGGGCGACGGCCCCTACCGCGCGTCGAAGGCGGGCGTCAGGATCCTCACCGAGACCATCGCCGAGGAGAACACCGGTGAGGTGCGGGCCAACGCGGTGATGCCGAGCGTCATCGACACGCCGATGAACCGCGAGATGATGCCCGACGCCGACCACGAGAAGTGGGTCGACCCCGAAGACATCGCCGAGACCATCGTGTACCTCTGTTCGGACGCCGCCAGCGTCACCAGCGGCGCCGCCGTCCCGGTCTACGGCGAGGCCTGA
- a CDS encoding glycerophosphodiester phosphodiesterase, translated as MDCIAHRGFPGVNPENTVAAVADAAARADAVEVDVRICGSGELVVCHDETVDRTTDGSGPVSAHTADELAALSVEGSDQGVPTFEEVVEVVPDDVALYAELKERGTGEAVERVAAAAAPEVVVSSFDPEALAEVGELPTALVQWEGEGLVSRARELGCSAVAPNLAACDASLVERAHGAGLDVTAWTVTEPEETEKVQQAGADGVITDFPECCPS; from the coding sequence ATGGACTGCATCGCCCACCGCGGCTTCCCCGGCGTCAACCCCGAGAACACCGTCGCGGCCGTCGCGGACGCCGCAGCGCGGGCCGACGCCGTCGAGGTCGACGTGCGGATCTGCGGCTCCGGCGAACTCGTGGTCTGTCACGACGAGACCGTCGACCGGACGACCGACGGAAGCGGTCCCGTCTCGGCTCACACCGCCGACGAGTTGGCGGCGCTCTCCGTCGAGGGGTCGGACCAGGGAGTCCCGACGTTCGAGGAAGTGGTCGAGGTGGTCCCCGACGACGTGGCGCTCTACGCGGAGCTGAAGGAGCGCGGCACCGGCGAGGCCGTCGAGCGGGTCGCCGCCGCCGCGGCCCCCGAGGTCGTCGTCTCGTCGTTCGACCCGGAGGCGCTGGCCGAGGTGGGGGAGTTGCCCACCGCGCTCGTCCAGTGGGAGGGCGAGGGGCTGGTCTCGCGGGCGCGGGAGCTGGGCTGTTCGGCGGTCGCCCCGAACCTGGCGGCCTGCGACGCGTCGCTCGTCGAACGGGCCCACGGCGCCGGCCTCGACGTGACCGCCTGGACCGTCACCGAACCGGAGGAGACCGAGAAGGTCCAGCAGGCGGGCGCCGACGGCGTGATCACGGACTTCCCGGAGTGCTGTCCGTCCTGA
- a CDS encoding aminotransferase class V-fold PLP-dependent enzyme, with protein sequence MTPEELRAEMPALDGGVYLNTGAGGPSPRRVVEATEDALEFHEYEAPTGAGTYGALFEALDGTREAVAAHVGVDPHSVALTQSTTDGIGRVAAAIEWEPGDAVVRTDQEHSAGILPWERLRETHGIEVRVVEAADGQVDREEWKAAVDGAKLALFSSLTWTDGCRLPVAELADIAQDAGARVVVDAVQSVGQRPVDFGEWGADAVAAAGHKWLLAPTGTGFLHVTDEFARDLDPAQVGYMGVEDPEADDWDLKPDARRFETGSVSPVPYAGLGEGIGTIEDVGYDTVTDRIERLTDRLKEGLGDRLVSPERYESGLVAFEADDPAETAERLDEAGIRVRDIPPTDTVRVSVHVFNTAADIDALLDAL encoded by the coding sequence ATGACTCCCGAGGAACTCCGGGCGGAGATGCCTGCGCTGGACGGGGGCGTCTACCTCAACACCGGCGCCGGCGGACCCAGTCCCCGGCGCGTCGTCGAGGCGACCGAGGACGCGCTCGAATTCCACGAGTACGAGGCCCCGACCGGCGCCGGCACCTACGGCGCGCTGTTCGAGGCGCTGGACGGGACGCGGGAAGCGGTCGCCGCCCACGTCGGCGTCGATCCTCACTCCGTCGCGCTGACCCAGAGCACGACCGACGGCATCGGCCGGGTCGCCGCCGCGATAGAGTGGGAGCCCGGCGACGCGGTCGTCCGCACCGACCAGGAACACTCGGCCGGGATCCTCCCCTGGGAGCGGCTCCGCGAGACCCACGGCATCGAAGTCCGCGTCGTCGAGGCCGCGGACGGACAGGTCGACCGCGAGGAGTGGAAGGCGGCCGTCGACGGCGCGAAACTCGCCCTGTTCAGTTCGCTCACCTGGACCGACGGCTGTCGCCTCCCGGTCGCCGAACTCGCCGATATCGCGCAGGACGCCGGCGCCCGCGTCGTCGTCGACGCCGTCCAGTCGGTGGGCCAGCGCCCCGTCGACTTCGGCGAGTGGGGCGCCGACGCCGTCGCCGCCGCCGGCCACAAGTGGCTGCTCGCCCCGACGGGCACCGGCTTCCTCCACGTCACCGACGAGTTCGCCCGCGACCTCGACCCCGCCCAGGTCGGCTACATGGGCGTCGAGGACCCCGAGGCCGACGACTGGGACCTCAAGCCCGACGCGCGGCGCTTCGAGACCGGCAGCGTCTCGCCGGTGCCCTACGCCGGCCTCGGCGAGGGCATCGGGACAATCGAGGACGTCGGCTACGACACCGTCACCGACCGCATCGAACGGCTGACCGACCGGCTGAAAGAGGGGCTCGGCGACCGGCTCGTCTCCCCCGAGCGCTACGAGTCGGGGCTGGTCGCCTTCGAAGCGGACGACCCCGCCGAGACCGCAGAGCGGCTCGACGAGGCGGGTATCCGCGTCCGGGACATCCCGCCGACCGACACCGTCCGCGTCTCCGTCCACGTCTTCAACACGGCCGCGGACATCGACGCCCTGCTCGACGCGCTCTGA
- a CDS encoding DUF7315 family membrane protein, which translates to MVVPDAVYKRVTVFSTLFAVAAVVGGFLVLDVATDRATAELSEVQPLVALAGVGLIAAGAVTYAFSTRFRADGMGNAKEETDERSDNG; encoded by the coding sequence GTGGTCGTCCCGGACGCGGTGTACAAGCGCGTGACGGTCTTCTCGACGCTGTTCGCAGTGGCCGCCGTCGTCGGCGGGTTCCTGGTGCTCGACGTGGCGACCGACCGGGCGACGGCGGAGCTGTCGGAGGTTCAGCCGCTGGTCGCACTGGCGGGGGTCGGGTTGATCGCCGCCGGCGCGGTCACGTACGCGTTCTCGACGCGGTTCAGGGCCGACGGAATGGGAAACGCTAAAGAAGAAACCGACGAAAGGTCCGACAATGGCTGA
- a CDS encoding uracil-DNA glycosylase family protein — MKNVTARQSNPFGFSPPCEPFVAGYGDANADFHVVGDHPGVHGGAESGYPFTEFDASERLQRALSEGGLLAETGSPPVVEKTFLSYLYPCVPEGVPSERDYADVENIFDSEIRAITAHVLLPVGERATRHVFANMTARPPEEVDLERQHATEIPGSGWLVVPIKDPAEWSDDDESALVEALVELRRRDYVRRADLGRFLPDDDPYMVR; from the coding sequence GTGAAGAACGTCACGGCCCGCCAGTCGAACCCATTCGGCTTCTCGCCGCCGTGCGAGCCGTTCGTCGCCGGGTACGGCGACGCGAACGCCGACTTCCACGTGGTCGGCGACCACCCCGGCGTCCACGGCGGGGCCGAATCGGGCTACCCGTTCACCGAGTTCGACGCGAGCGAACGCCTCCAGCGGGCGCTCTCCGAGGGCGGTCTGCTCGCCGAGACCGGGTCCCCGCCGGTCGTCGAGAAGACCTTCCTCTCGTATCTCTACCCCTGCGTGCCCGAGGGCGTCCCGAGCGAGCGCGACTACGCCGACGTGGAGAACATCTTCGACTCGGAGATCCGGGCTATCACCGCTCACGTCCTCCTGCCGGTCGGCGAGCGCGCGACGCGGCACGTCTTCGCCAACATGACCGCCCGTCCCCCGGAGGAGGTCGACCTGGAGCGCCAGCACGCGACCGAGATCCCCGGCAGCGGCTGGCTCGTCGTGCCGATCAAGGATCCGGCCGAGTGGTCCGACGACGACGAGTCGGCGCTCGTCGAGGCGCTCGTCGAGCTGCGCCGGCGCGACTACGTGCGCCGGGCGGACCTGGGGCGGTTCCTCCCCGACGACGACCCGTACATGGTGCGGTAG